CTTCAGCAGTCGGCGTGTCCTCACGTTCTTGTAGAGTCGAACCACTTCGGCTCGCAGCGGATTGGCCATCGTCGCCCGGGACGCTGAAACAGAAACGGCATCGCTGCACGTTAAAGCCAGTCAAGAGTCAAGTCTTCAGACCAGTGCTGCAAAATCCTGAAACCAATAACAGTGGCtagaactgcaaaaaaaaaaaaaaaacaggtcaaatAGGATCATCCAGCTAAAATCAACTCAAGTGAAACGAGGttgaaacaggaaaaataagCTTAAAAACcccaaatataaaaaaagtttggaaaacaAGAGCTTCAATTGTTTAAAAATCATGAGAATCAGTCCCAACCAAGTTACTCTACAAAATAAAGggtacaattaaaaaaaataaaataaaaaattctgaAGTAGTTAAAACGACCGCTAAAATGGTTTAAATGGgggattattttaaaaaaggaaatagtTCAAATGGTTTTACAAAAAGGGAATAAAGTTAAGACAGCAAAGAAGACATAGTACAAGAAGCTAAAATCACTGACAGCTGAAAAGgctcaaacagcaaaaaaacgTTTTTCAACAAGTGAATCGAACTAAAATATTCAGCAGATTAAAGCTGCTCAGTCCAATCCTAGTggttttgaaaatgtgcacatttattaaattttaatttgaaaatgaatttgatTTGCTTGAAACTTAATCTTATGTAATAAAGGCTGCAGGTTAACCTGCAGTGACTGAATAAGCAGCAGGATTACGAGCAGGTTAATGAGCAGGTTGGTAGATGCTCGAGTCGCCGACTAACCAGTGAGATGGTAAAGTGTGTACAGCAGCTCTCCAGATGTTCTGGTCCAGGTGTTGTGGTCAAGGCGTCTCCCACCAGGTGTGCTTACAGTCCGGGTCAAAGTTCACCAAGGTgactgctagcatgctaacctGCTACCAGCAGATTAACAGCTCAGACCAAGACTTTCTCCCGGCCCTTCTGGGTAGGTCTGAGTGAAACACGTCTTCGGGCTCTAATATTTGAGTCGGAGACGCCCAAACGGAACTTTTTTATACTTTAAACAGGAGCTCGGTGGTTAGCGGCAGCAACCAGGTAAACAAGCAGAGAGTATGACTCGTGTAAAGATGGTTCTCCCTCTCATCACGGAGGAAcgtctgcgcatgcgcactgccGCACATAGCAAACCCCATCCAGATTGTTTATCCCGGTTTATTTACTGTACCTATTTGGAAACCCACGCCTCACTATGGGAGATAAACCATTACTTCGTGAATGTTTGGATGTTAATGCACTTTTAACAGGACCTACGTGGTTAGCAGCAGCTAAATGGTAAACAGGCAGAGAGTACAACGCGTGTGAAGATAGTTAATCCCTCTGACCGTGGCGAACgtctgcgcatgcgcaccagTGGCTTGAAATACTCGTTGCAACttaaaaagtgaacaaaaacagcaaacacgATGATATAACAAATCAACAGTTAGGGGATGTTTAAATGTCAAACTGCATTTTGTAAGGAAGTTTCAAAAATATCAATCATAATTTACTTTTCTTACTTCTGACAGATTGAAGGACACAAAATCATTTGACTAATAATGGCATAATGGCATGACTTTGTCATACcattatgtttttcatttttaaacatcCCTTAAACTACATTGAAAGTTATTTTTGCCAATAACAAGCAGCAACAATTTTTACTTTTTCGCAGAGTGAAacactcacagaaaaacaccaaaggCCAAAAGAAGAGTTTTAATTTCACCCATATCAGATTAAAACATGTAGACCGAATAATACATTTCACAGGTTTAACGCCATTTTTCTCCACTGCTGAATATTAAACTTTAGGGTTGTTGAACTCTGACCTTCAGCTTTTAAGACAGAGACGTTTTGAAGACGTCAGTAGATTCtgttctttatttattctttacacaaaatgtttttttataaaCAGTAGaagtgaaggagctgcagagactCCACATCTTTAATTTACAGTtccattttacacacacacacacacacacacacacacacacacagggtgagtCAGTAGTTGGCCCTCAGCTGGCGGttttcctccctcagcctctcgatctcctccaccagagactCGTTCACCGAGTATTTCTCCAATAGACCGTGGATCTctcgctgaaacacacacacacacacacacacacacacagacacagacacagacacagacacatcAGTAAACTTTGCTAATCCTGCAGGAAACTCAGCCAGACGGAAAACTCTCAGATTACCAGAGACCCTGAAGTCCTACTGACGCTAcgtcacaaacaggaagtggattttttttctcaccagcTGGATGTAAAACTGTCGGATCATCTCCACCTGCAGGTTGATGACGTCCTTGTGACACtcgtccctgaaggcagcaccgACAAATCAGTCAGTCAATGCAGGAAACAACGCAGTGAGACCCCGAGcggacggggtcagaggtcaggggtcaggggtcagagggacGGACCTGAACTCCTCCAGGGTTTCGTGGATCATGTTCTGGATGAAGTGGATCTGCAGGGGGGTCATCGGAGCGGCGGCGCCCTGCTCCGCTGCGCCCGCCACGTTCGAGAGAGTCGAGGACACGGCCGCCGTCACCGAGGGACCTGCAGGACACGAGGACACAGTGAGGGGGCCCGATGTCCTGCAGCCAGACCAgggccctgaacgcaccacaggctgcagccagaccagggccctgaacgcaccacaggctgcagccagaccagggccctgaacgcaccacaggctgcagccagaccagggccctgaacgcaccacaggctgcagccagaccagggccctgaacgcaccacaggcTGTAGCCAGACCAgggccctgaacgcaccacaggctgcagccagaccagggccctgaacgcaccacaggcTGTAGCCAGACCAGGGCCCTGAACGCACCAGACGCTCTGCTGCCCCACTGTGACTGAAGGGCACTGAATGCACCACAGACAGTTGGTGGGGACTGAGCCCTGGGGCtcgggcgggggcgggggggtgaaGCCCTACCTGCTGaggcagtgggcggagcttcctgAGCCGGGACGCCATTGGCTCTGCGGGGGCCGGCCTCCGGGGTGAAGATGGGCGGAGCCGGCTGGCTGTGATTGGTCTGCTGAGCTGTGGGGGGCGGGGTCTCTCCGTCCTCCTGGCCCGAGCTGCTGGCTCTGTCCGACTGTCGATGAGACGCATCAGGAGGCTGGAAGGGCTCCGGCTAActggctagcatgctaacgccATGCTAACTGCTGACCTCAGTGCTTCATTGACTAATTCTCAAATTTTCTTCGCTTCATGTTCAATCAGAGAAAACGACAGCTGACCGTCACCTTTCCGGAGTCCGTCGCGTCTTTAGCGCcgaccgcctcctcctctttgatgGTGAGCGGCGACGGGAAGGCGGGCGTGGGGGTGAAGGAGCGACCGGCCGTCAGCGGCGTCCCCAGCGGCGTCCTGCTGAACACGTCTGAAAGGAAGCGTCTCCGTTACGACTCCGTGAACCTGAACCTGAGGAGCGAAGTCGTCCCGTCGGTGTTTCTGACCGTCTCGGAGTGGAGAGAAGATGTCCAGGCTGCCTCGTCCAGTCAGCTGCTGTCCCTCCGTGTCCCTGGGCCCCGACGCCACGCCGGTTACTATGGCAACAGACAAACCGTGAGAGCAGGTCCACAGCGTCTCGCTGTGAGGAGGTCGCCCGTCGTACCGTGCGCTCGCCCGACGGGCGTGTCCCCGGACGGAGCCCTGGgatctggaccaatcaggagagagggggcggagtcaggggTGAGCGACAGCTGTCTGTAAACGTTCACGGTGGCGTCGCCGGAATCGGACGCCAGGTCTTTGCGAACGGGGGAGAACATGTCCAAGCTGCTTCGCCCGACCTGGCCAAACTTCTCCATAGCAACAGGAAGCTCCGCCCCCGGCTGACCTTCCGCCTGCCGACTCGGCGCCTCGGTAccggcgcctcctgctgggcACAAGTTTCCCCGGATTATGAGGTTTTGATGGCTCCAGATTCAGACTCGGTTTCTTTCTCGACTCACCTGTGCTGGTCGCCGGCCTgttgggggcggggcctgggctGCGGGGGGGCTCTGACTGGCTGCTGGGCGGCTTGGAGGAGGATCTCTTGATGCTGGAGATCTTCGTTGGGGCCGGTTTAccggactgggggggggggggggacggtaCGAGCAGCGGGGATGGAGGGTGAGGAAACGCTAACACAACACTGTcggctaacgctaacgctaaccCGGCGGTCCGCTACCTTGTGTCTGGCGCCGTTCTGGAAGCGCAGGCAGGTGACGGAGGTCTTGTGGGCCAGGGTGACCTTGGTGGGGGTGCTGGAGTTCCTCAGGTCGTACTGGTAGATGGAGCCCTGGGTGCCGCCCACCACCAGGCCGGTGCCGTCCGGCGTGAAGTCCAACGCCGTGAGGGGGCTGTCCACCCGGATGGACCGCAGCACGCTgaggaacacagacacacacagacacacacacacacagacacacacacagacacacacacacagacactttacTTTGGCATAAAGGAATTTTTCCCTTAAAAATGATTCAGGAGCAGAAAAGATCGATGTTTCCTGAAGTGACTCTGGTCTGTCTTCATTCTGGACTACTGGGAACACCGGGATCCATCAGCGATGGTTtctggtgttcctcagggtcCACCTCTGGGTCCAGTGGCAATTCCAAATCCAATGTTTTCCAACTTAAAGTGTGAAGGTTCTGTGTTTTGGGAGCTccgaaacactgaaaacggctcacaaagtggaactttttgaaaatgcttgggCTCCTTTTAGAAGATGGAAAATCTGCTTTTGTTTATTAGCAACACGGCGTCACCACGTAGTAAAACtagctctgcacatgctcagtggacGGACAGGAAGTGGTCTTGGTTCCGGTCCAGATTCCCCCTGGTTCTAATCTACAttctcctggtcttggtccttgTCCAGGTCCAGATTcttgtggtcctggtccatattccTCTGGTCCTGATCTATATTCCCCTGGTCCTGATCTATATtcccctggtcccggtccagattcccctggtcctggtctatattctcctggtcctcgTCTGTTACAGTGACCATGCTAATGATCCACAGGAATGTCTGAGACATGTAAACTACAgagttttcaaaacgttgctgtgtgaacaTGAAGACAttctagaaccagactgaaGCATTTCTACTGAAATGTCATGAAAACATCAAGCTCCACTGATTTTCAGGAGCGACTCGGTGAGGAAGAGACGGAGGCGCTCACATCCTGCTGGCCGTGTCGTAGAACAGCACCCGCTTGTCCAGGCCCACGCTCACCACCAGCAGGTCGCTGGTGGGCGAGAAGGCCAGGCTGCAGCTCGGCGCCTTGTGGGAGGACTCGAACGCGTGCAGGGCCTTCTGGGTGTTGGAGTCCCACAGCACCACCGTGCCGCTCGTGGAGCAGCTGCCCAGCATGGAGCGCTTCACCGCTGAGAAGCGCACGTCCTGGACCGACTGCAACACAGTGAGCAAGGGTTAACAGGAAGCTGCTTGAACCAGTCCCAACGGAAAGCTTTCAAACTattccaaaaagaaaagagaaaataaaacaagaatgtGATGAGGAACATCTAAACATCACTTCGAGTCGCATGTAACATGTCCATTTATTTGTTCCACTGAAGCGGGAAGTGACAGCCTTCGAGTGGAAAATgtggtgtttcaaatgaactggtgtCTCTGCTAACTGGTGACCCACCTCCTTCAGCATGCTCGGTGCTGAAATACAACTCATGAAATGTCTGACGTGAATTTCCCTGAATTGTTGTGAATTGTTTTTAAACATACAGCAGCAACTATGAACGTGTAAGGAAGTCGGTCATCACTTAGCAGGGAAGCCAGTTCATCCATAACACCCCTCCCTACACACAACCATTAAAACCTAAATCGATGAAGAGAAAGTGAGTGTGGTGGGGGTCTGGAAGGTCAGGATGGGGGTCCGGAAGGTCAgggtgggggtctggagggtaaGGGTGGGGTTTTGGAGGGTAAGGGTGGGGGTCTGGAAGGTCAgggtgggggtctggagggtaaGGGTGGTGGTCTGGAAGGTCAgggtgggggtctggagggtaaGGGTGGGGTTTTAGAGGGTAAGGGTGGGGTCTCACCGTGGTGTCGGCGAGTGCGAGGGGCTTGCTGGACAGGTGGGTGGTCATACTGTGCAGCACCACGTCGCCCCTCATGGAGCTGGACGCCAGGCAGGAGTCGTTGGCGTTGAAGGTCACACAGGTGACGTCGTCCGTGTGGTCCTGTGGAGCAGTGGACAGCCCTGTTAGAGCGCTCCGGGGTCAGGCCCTCGgttggagggggaggggggttctTACCTTGAGGGAGCGCAGCAGCCTTTTGGTCTTCAGGTCCCAGATGTTGACGCAGTGATCCAGACCGCCGCTGACGACGAACTGGGAGGTggagctcagacacacacacgtctggtgTTTCTGGACGGTCACAGAACGGAGAGCAGAACACGGAGTCAGGTGGAGCGGAGCGAGTCGCGCCAGCAGCGTGAAGGCGGAGACTCACTCCCTCAGCCAGCTCCACCACAGGGACCGGAGACGACTTCAAGCTGGACAGCACCAGCTTGTCTCCGCCGCTGCTCGCCGTCACCAGGTACTGATCTGAAAGGGTCAAGGTGGAACCGGGACCGCCCGACACCCCCgtccccgccccctccccggGTCAGGATACTGttggagctccagcaggcccGCGCCACCGgatggctgctgctgtgagggTTGAACTGCTCCAGCTGGGTCATGGAAACCGAGTCCCAGACCTTCACCGAGTCTCCGGTCGACACCAGGCGAGTCACCTCCTCCATGGCAACAGCTGGAGAGCAAAACAAACGCACCCGAGGAAGAGtcggagaaaaaagaaaaaaaattaccggtaaaatatgaaacatggagacctctgaggtcctcaggaagaggtctaCTCGGGGATCCAGTCCTCCGTTAAATGggtgaaaacaataaaacaataaagctCTGACGCTATTTCAACGCTTTATAATATTGAAGAAGACGGTTTGTAATCAGGTTTAATAACAGTTTACTGGGACTGGATGAGCCTTGGAGCAGTTAGTGAATACAGTTCAGAGCTCCATAGTTAACATAAACCAGCTTTAGCTTAGAGCTTCATCAGTTTAAACTAGTTTTTATCAATAAGCTTTAGTTTAGATCTCCATCACTTAAATCTAGTTTATATCAACCAGCTTCAGTTTAGCGCTCCATCAGTTTAAACTAGTTTTTATCAAGAAGCTTTAGTTTGGACCTCCATCAGTTGAATCTAGTCTATATCGACCAGCTTTAGTTTAGAGCTCCACCAGTTTAAACTAGttaacatcaatcagctgtAGTTCAGTGGAGAGCTCCGTCAGTTTAAACTAGTTTATATCAACCGGCTAACTCGCCGCTAGCTTCAGCTCAGCGTCAATTAATTAGCATGGacagaaagtttgaaaacagtgaaaaacgaCAGGAACAAGTGGAAAAGTCTCCGGAGGATCAAGTGTTTCCTGGCAGGAGTGTCACACTTACCAACAGTTGCGCTACAAAGAGCGAAAAGTGGGAGAAAAACGGTTTGTTTGTGATCCGCCTGCAGGTAATAAGAACCGCCACTACGGAACGCCGCGAGGACAAAAAGGTGAGAGCCGCTGGAAGAGAAAGAGCGGCGTGACGTCACAGTGCCCCCTCCCGGACCCCGGGCGGTACTGCAGGTTGATTCTGGAATTACTGCAGCACTTGATCACGTTAACTCCAGTTATGGAATAATTTATACAGACAAAACAGTCCGAACTAAGGATAATATCTACTGAGTATTTATAAATCACTGAAGTATTTATGACACGTGGCACTTCATGAACAAAAATCACCAGAAATCCATCgatttttagtttttcaaaTGACATTATTTcatgcaaacatttttttccccaatattTGCAAAGCAGGCATATCAATGACACTACATCATTGGTCTTTTTTTTCGATGTGTAAAACACTcaataataaattaatttaataaaatatcaTTGCTTCTCTACTTTAATCAAAGCCTGCtttataaatcaataaaatattgtAGTATTGagacttttttgaagcttgttTACTGAATCAATGAGGTATTTCTCCTAcgtttgtctttcttcattttatttcccTCACTTTTCTCTCAtcctttcaaaacaaaagtcatgTCTGAAGTATTTCCACCAGGTTTCTGGTCTTCATGTGTGCTTCCCTCATTCTGCTCCTGAGTGCAGGTCCTTGAACGCATCATCCCACTGTAAGATGAAGGAATCAAATGTAGCGTTGAGGAACAATCGGCTTTATTTGACCTTCCTGACAGAAAGCAACAGAAGTTTTACAGCCCAAcagtttttaaggtttttaaaGTATAAAGTTAGAATTCTTCGAGAAAAACATCTCGTTTGTTTGTGAACTGCCAGACCGATCAAGTCTGAGTcgataaaaactaaaaaaaatggGCGTAACCACGACAACCCTCTCTGCCACAGTAACCATGGTAACAGCGTGGCTCCAAAACTGCAGGAGGCGTCGCCGTGGAAACATCTAGAACAACATGGAGTGGATGGACTTGCGGACGTCGGCcatctgttgctgctgctgcagaaaacaaaaaagtaaacacaa
Above is a window of Salarias fasciatus chromosome 7, fSalaFa1.1, whole genome shotgun sequence DNA encoding:
- the nedd1 gene encoding protein NEDD1 isoform X1; translated protein: MEEVTRLVSTGDSVKVWDSVSMTQLEQFNPHSSSHPVARACWSSNNQYLVTASSGGDKLVLSSLKSSPVPVVELAEGKHQTCVCLSSTSQFVVSGGLDHCVNIWDLKTKRLLRSLKDHTDDVTCVTFNANDSCLASSSMRGDVVLHSMTTHLSSKPLALADTTSVQDVRFSAVKRSMLGSCSTSGTVVLWDSNTQKALHAFESSHKAPSCSLAFSPTSDLLVVSVGLDKRVLFYDTASRIVLRSIRVDSPLTALDFTPDGTGLVVGGTQGSIYQYDLRNSSTPTKVTLAHKTSVTCLRFQNGARHKSGKPAPTKISSIKRSSSKPPSSQSEPPRSPGPAPNRPATSTAGGAGTEAPSRQAEGQPGAELPVAMEKFGQVGRSSLDMFSPVRKDLASDSGDATVNVYRQLSLTPDSAPSLLIGPDPRAPSGDTPVGRAHVTGVASGPRDTEGQQLTGRGSLDIFSPLRDDVFSRTPLGTPLTAGRSFTPTPAFPSPLTIKEEEAVGAKDATDSGKSDRASSSGQEDGETPPPTAQQTNHSQPAPPIFTPEAGPRRANGVPAQEAPPTASAGPSVTAAVSSTLSNVAGAAEQGAAAPMTPLQIHFIQNMIHETLEEFRDECHKDVINLQVEMIRQFYIQLREIHGLLEKYSVNESLVEEIERLREENRQLRANY
- the nedd1 gene encoding protein NEDD1 isoform X2; protein product: MEEVTRLVSTGDSVKVWDSVSMTQLEQFNPHSSSHPVARACWSSNNQYLVTASSGGDKLVLSSLKSSPVPVVELAEGKHQTCVCLSSTSQFVVSGGLDHCVNIWDLKTKRLLRSLKDHTDDVTCVTFNANDSCLASSSMRGDVVLHSMTTHLSSKPLALADTTSVQDVRFSAVKRSMLGSCSTSGTVVLWDSNTQKALHAFESSHKAPSCSLAFSPTSDLLVVSVGLDKRVLFYDTASRIVLRSIRVDSPLTALDFTPDGTGLVVGGTQGSIYQYDLRNSSTPTKVTLAHKTSVTCLRFQNGARHKSGKPAPTKISSIKRSSSKPPSSQSEPPRSPGPAPNRPATSTGGAGTEAPSRQAEGQPGAELPVAMEKFGQVGRSSLDMFSPVRKDLASDSGDATVNVYRQLSLTPDSAPSLLIGPDPRAPSGDTPVGRAHVTGVASGPRDTEGQQLTGRGSLDIFSPLRDDVFSRTPLGTPLTAGRSFTPTPAFPSPLTIKEEEAVGAKDATDSGKSDRASSSGQEDGETPPPTAQQTNHSQPAPPIFTPEAGPRRANGVPAQEAPPTASAGPSVTAAVSSTLSNVAGAAEQGAAAPMTPLQIHFIQNMIHETLEEFRDECHKDVINLQVEMIRQFYIQLREIHGLLEKYSVNESLVEEIERLREENRQLRANY